Genomic segment of Bacteroidales bacterium:
TTCAGCATATTTTGAATCCTTAAAAATTACTGGAAATGCTTTTTTACGCATTCTGTCATCGGCACCTAACCCTAAACGCCATTCTTCGAGTATAACACCACGTTCCTTATCTATTTCTTTGCCCTCAAAAGTAACCTGATGAGCCCAATCTTCTAATATTTGAAATCCTTTGTCTATAAGGTCGGGCTGGTCGGTAGGAACTTTAAGCATATATACGGTTTCATCAAAGCTGGTATATGCATTTAAATCGGCACCAAATTTTATACCCATTCGTTCGATAGTATTTACCAATTCGGCATGAGGAAAATTTTTGGTACCATTAAAACACATATGTTCGCAAAAATGAGCTAACCCTTGTTGATCATCGGATTCAAGAATTGAACCCGCATTAACGGCTAATCGAAGTTCAACTCGTTTTTCGGGTTTTGCATTTTTACGAATATAGTAAACTAAGCCATTATCAAGTTTCCCCATTCTAACATTAGGGTCAATTGGCATTTTTTCTTGACTCTGAACTGGTTGTACCAAAGCCAACAGTGGTAAAATCCACAAAAATCTAAATAAACGAATCATACTTTAAAAATTTTTAAGTTATTAATCAATTTTTTTGACGTTTGAAACGCCTTAAAGTTACAAGAAAAAATATTTAAATACGAATTATTTTATCATTAGGTTACAAAATTGACCTAATTACTTTATTATCATTGTTATATTTTTTTTTCTATTTGATATTTATTTCGATCTGATGAATTACGTGTAATAAGTTCTCCTAAGAAGCCAGCTAAAAATAATTGCACACCAAGAATAATGGCTAAAAGGGCTAAATAAAAAAGTGGTTTATCGGTTACGTTACGAGTGGGTAAATTATTCCATGATTTATATACTTTTTCGGCAAGTAAATAAAAAGAAACCCCACCACCTAAAATAAACATAATTGTCCCCCACACACCAAAAAAATGCATGGGGCGTCGTCCAAATCGAGTTATGAAGGTTACAGAAAGCAAATCGAGAGGACCACGAACAAATCGTTCTAAACCAAATTTGCTTTTCCCATATTTACGTTCGCGGTGTTGAACCACCTTCTCTCCTATTTTTTTAAATCCTGCCCATTTAGCTAATACAGGTATATAACGATGCATATCGCCATAAACCTCAATACTTTTTACTACCTGATAACGATACGCTTTTAAACCACAATTCATATCGTGGAGTTTTATTCCACTAATTTTTTTAACGGTCCAATTATATAATTTACTAGGCAAGCGTTTACTAATAAGTGGGTCGTGTCTAATTTTTTTCCAGCCCGAAACTAAATCATAACCATCTTGTACAATCATTTTATACAGTTCAGGAATTTCATCGGGGCTATCTTGAAGGTCTGCATCCATGGTAATTACGACTTTTCCTTGTGTAGCAGAAAATCCAGTATGCAATGCAGCTGCTTTGCCGTAATTACGGAAAAATTTTATCCCATGAACTTCGGGATACTTTTGAGAAAGAGATTCTATTATTTCCCACGAACGATCAGTGCTTCCGTCATCGACAAATAAAATTTCGTATGAAAAATGATTTTCTTGCATAACACGACGTATCCATTCGGCAAGTTCTTGAAGCGATTCTTCTTCATTTAACAAAGGAATGACAACTGAAATGTCAAGTATCGGATTATTCATTTTGGTTATCGTTTTCTGATTTTATTTCTTTTTCAACTTCGCTCATTATTTGTTCGTACGACTCAGCATTTTTCTTAATAAAAGAAGATGTAATAAGCGAAAATATAAATCCTAAAAATGTATAAGAAAAAATGGTTCCTAAAGCCATCGTAAGTGGAGTAGTAAACTTACGAGTCATTTGCATAGCAGTTTCTATTTGTTCTTCGCTAAATCCTTGGTTATACATATTTTCTTCAGCTTGAGTATAGATTTTTTCTAATTCATCGGGAGCCAAAAACTTAAAAAACATAAAAATAAAAAATGCCACTAAAATAGACATAAATAAACTTATTAAAACCCCCGATCCTAAGGCTTTTCCATAAGTTATTTGTCCGTTTTGATAATGGTCTCGCAAATATTTGGTACCATATACAATAAAAAAAATATTTAATCCATAAATAATTAATGAGATTAAAATATTTTGCTGAATTCCAACAATATAAATAAGCAAAGAAACCATCATAATAGCAAGCCCATTTAATGCACCAAAATTCATACTGTTTTTTAGAAGCAACGATTTCATAAAGGTCAAAAATATAGTTTGGCAAATATAGTCAAATTTTGCATATAGAATTTTAAATAGTTTGAAATAGCCATAATAATCTCGTCATAATAACAAGACAAGTACCTTAATTCAAAATTAAAACTTAAAAACATAAATGCACATTGTATAAAGTAATTGTATGGCGATAAAAATAATGTTTATATACCCTTAAAGTTATTTTCTTTAAAAATATTTTCATAATAAGCTCCCATCAATTGCTTAATTGTTATCATAACATCAATTTTATCCATTTTAGTTTTAAAAAATTAAAATTATTATGTAGTTTTGAGAGTTTAAAATTGGCAGCTATGAGTGACAGTGAAGTACTTCAAATAGACATTAAAAAGGTTATAGCTTCAAAAAATCCACGGCTCGCCAAAATGCTTCCTGGTTTTGTAATGACCTATATAAAACGCGTTTTACATCAAGATGAAATTAATGCTTTTCTTGTACAAGCAAAAAATCGCCATAACTACGATTTTGTAAAGGCAATTTTAGAGCTATTTTCAATTCAATATAAAGTTCATGGTATAGAAAACATCCCCCAAAAAGGACGTTTTATATTTGCTTCCAATCATCCTCAGGGGGCTATAGACAGCATGTGCTTTATAGATGCAGTACACGAACACATGGGTGAATGCCGATTTGTAGTAAACGATGTTTTACTTGCTCTAAAAAACTTTTACCCAATTTTTTTACCCGTTAATCATTTTGGTTCACAAAACAAAGAAAATGCTCAAATATTCGACGAAGCTTTTAGGTCGAATATGCAAATTTTATATTACCCTGCAGGTTTTGTAAGTCGCAAAATAAAAGGTAAAATTCAAGATATAGAATGGAAAAAATCGTTCATTAACTTAGCTATAAAATATGAACGTGATATTGTTCCTGTTTTTATCGATACACAAAACTCTAATTTTTTTTATCGTCTATCGCAAATTCGAACCTTTTTAGGTATAAAAGCCAATATCGAAATGTTTTACTTAGCAGACGAAATGTATAAACAAAAAGGTAGAACCATTCATCTATATTTTGGAACTCCCATCTCTTACACTTCTTTAACAAAAGAAAAAACATATGCCGAATGGGCAAATGAAATAAGAAATATAGTATATTGTTTAAAATCATAATTGTATGGATAATAATCAACCTAAAAGGATTATACCACCAGTACCCATTGATTTAATAAAAAAGGAGTTAACGCGTGATAAATTTATTCGAAAAACAAATCATGGGGGCAATCTTATATACTGCATAACGGCACACGATTCGCCCAATATTATGAGAGAAATAGGTCGATT
This window contains:
- a CDS encoding 1-acyl-sn-glycerol-3-phosphate acyltransferase, whose amino-acid sequence is MSDSEVLQIDIKKVIASKNPRLAKMLPGFVMTYIKRVLHQDEINAFLVQAKNRHNYDFVKAILELFSIQYKVHGIENIPQKGRFIFASNHPQGAIDSMCFIDAVHEHMGECRFVVNDVLLALKNFYPIFLPVNHFGSQNKENAQIFDEAFRSNMQILYYPAGFVSRKIKGKIQDIEWKKSFINLAIKYERDIVPVFIDTQNSNFFYRLSQIRTFLGIKANIEMFYLADEMYKQKGRTIHLYFGTPISYTSLTKEKTYAEWANEIRNIVYCLKS
- a CDS encoding DUF4199 domain-containing protein, producing MNFGALNGLAIMMVSLLIYIVGIQQNILISLIIYGLNIFFIVYGTKYLRDHYQNGQITYGKALGSGVLISLFMSILVAFFIFMFFKFLAPDELEKIYTQAEENMYNQGFSEEQIETAMQMTRKFTTPLTMALGTIFSYTFLGFIFSLITSSFIKKNAESYEQIMSEVEKEIKSENDNQNE
- a CDS encoding glycosyltransferase family 2 protein — translated: MNNPILDISVVIPLLNEEESLQELAEWIRRVMQENHFSYEILFVDDGSTDRSWEIIESLSQKYPEVHGIKFFRNYGKAAALHTGFSATQGKVVITMDADLQDSPDEIPELYKMIVQDGYDLVSGWKKIRHDPLISKRLPSKLYNWTVKKISGIKLHDMNCGLKAYRYQVVKSIEVYGDMHRYIPVLAKWAGFKKIGEKVVQHRERKYGKSKFGLERFVRGPLDLLSVTFITRFGRRPMHFFGVWGTIMFILGGGVSFYLLAEKVYKSWNNLPTRNVTDKPLFYLALLAIILGVQLFLAGFLGELITRNSSDRNKYQIEKKI